Proteins from a genomic interval of Cucumis melo cultivar AY chromosome 7, USDA_Cmelo_AY_1.0, whole genome shotgun sequence:
- the LOC127143810 gene encoding uncharacterized protein LOC127143810 has product MVTLFHDMMHKEIEVYVDDMIAKSKADEDHTTILKKLFDRLRKCQLKLNPSKCTFRATSEKLLGFIISEEGIKVDSDKVRAIMEMPSPKTEKEIRDFLGRLNYISRFISYLTTTCEPIFKLLRKNNPRKWNEDCEEAFNKINQYLQSPPVLIPPASGRPLILYLTVLESSMRGVLGQHDLLRKKEHAIYYLNKKFTDYVSRYSMLERTCCSLVWITHRLRQYMLYHTTWFISKMDPIKHIFKKPSLSERIAKWQVLLSEYDIVYVTKKVIKGSALADHLAAQPVADYEPMRIDFPDENIFLVEKNARDHETWTMLFDGASNELEHGIEVVLISPEGKVFPLTAKLCFECTHNIAEHEACIMGLQVACDMSIKKLKVLDDSMLVIHQVKEECETRDAKLVPYSQYVIKLSQNFEKISFDHVPREDNRMTDALAILAVMFDLNLEFELHPIQITKRDVPAYCMNVGNDNKPWYFDIKEYIKCREYPYEALENDKRTIRRLAMNFFLSGEVLYKRNHDMVLLRCVDEEEAKQIMTDIHEGICGTHANGHTMARQILRSGYYWTTMKSD; this is encoded by the coding sequence ATGGTTACACTTTTTCATGATATGATGCATAAAGAAATAGAGgtgtatgttgatgatatgattGCAAAATCCAAGGCAGATGAAGATCATACAACCATACTCAAAAAATTATTTGATCGGTTGAGAAAATGTCAATTGAAATTAAATCCATCCAAATGTACATTTAGGGCAACCTCGGAAAAGCTACTAGGATTCATCATCAGTGAAGAAGGGATTAAAGTAGACTCAGATAAAGTGAGGGCTATCATGGAAATGCCATCCCctaaaacagaaaaagaaattcGAGATTTTCTTGGAAGATTGAACTACATATCCAGATTTATCTCATATTTAACAACAACATGCGAACCAATCTTCAAGCTCTTACGTAAAAACAACCCAAGAAAATGGAATGAGGATTGTGAAGAAGCTTTCAACAAAATTAACCAGTATTTGCAGAGCCCACCAGTACTGATACCTCCAGCTTCAGGGCGACCGTTAATCTTGTATTTAACAGTATTAGAAAGTTCCATGCGTGGTGTTCTAGGACAACATGATTTATTAAGGAAGAAAGAGCATGCCATTTATTATTTGAACAAAAAGTTTACCGATTATGTGTCTAGATACTCAATGTTAGAGCGAACTTGTTGTTCTTTGGTATGGATCACTCATCGTTTGAGGCAATATATGTTATACCACACAACATGGTTTATTTCAAAAATGGATCCAATAAAGcacatttttaaaaaaccatCATTATCTGAAAGGATTGCAAAATGGCAAGTTTTGTTGTCAGAGTATGATATTGTTTATGTTACTAAAAAAGTAATAAAGGGAAGCGCACTTGCCGATCATTTAGCTGCTCAACCAGTAGCAGATTACGAGCCTATGAGGATTGATTTTCCAGATGAAAACATATTTCTAGTTGAAAAGAATGCTAGAGATCATGAGACATGGACTATGCTTTTCGATGGTGCCTCAAATGAGTTGGAACATGGGATTGAAGTTGTGCTAATTTCTCCAGAAGGAAAGGTTTTCCCCCTAACGGCCAAGTTATGTTTTGAATGCACTCACAATATCGCTGAACATGAAGCTTGCATTATGGGACTTCAAGTAGCATGCGATATGAGTATTAAAAAGTTGAAAGTTTTGGATGACTCGATGTTAGTGATACATCAAGTCAAGGAAGAATGTGAAACAAGAGATGCTAAATTGGTGCCTTACAGCCAATATGTTATAAAATtgtctcaaaattttgagaagaTTTCATTTGACCATGTTCCTAGGGAAGACAATCGAATGACAGATGCATTAGCCATCTTGGCAGTGATgtttgatcttaatcttgaatTTGAACTTCATCCAATCCAAATTACAAAGCGAGATGTGCCAGCATACTGCATGAATGTTGGAAATGATAACAAGCCATGGTATTTTGACATTAAGGAATACATAAAGTGTAGAGAATATCCATATGAAGCTTTAGAGAATGACAAACGCACAATAAGGAGGTTGGCCATGAACTTTTTCTTAAGTGGTGAAGTTCTTTATAAAAGAAACCACGATATGGTGCTTCTTCGGTGTGTTGATGAGGAGGAAGCAAAACAAATTATGACAGACATTCATGAAGGAATATGTGGAACACATGCTAATGGACATACGATGGCTAGACAAATACTTAGATCTGGTTATTATTGGACAACGATGAAATCAGACTGA
- the LOC103493254 gene encoding uncharacterized protein LOC103493254: MNVSQSQTTQHYVATNLLYVVPPLVPSIKHLEAQAKIQDMRQNENTPAKQKLDVLEERLRAIEGTDVYGNINATQLCLVSGLIIPTKFKIPEIDKYDGSLCPRSHLIMYYRKMAAYINNDKLLVHCFYYSLTGPASRWYIQLDNAHIHVWKDLADAFLKQYKHNIDMALDRLDLQQMEKKSSESFNEYAQRWRDMPAEVQPPLTDKEMTSMFMNILRAPFYVRMIGNASTNFSDIIVIGERIEYEIKHGRLTEATTEYGGIKKGTISKKKEGEVHAIGFPNSGKHKSIFGQRKYEQNFPSYISNVSHIPYNSYVPVHTVSETPKLIILNSPRPFVQGQGSKTNSDTWRFDPVPMTYTELLSQLIQNRHLALIPIIPIQPPYPKWYDSNARCDYHAGEAGHSTENCSALKRKVQSLINVGWLSFKKSGERPNVNENPLPNHENPKANAVDDLVEKCKNEVHEIVIAMNHLLKVFLKQDMLVRNI; this comes from the coding sequence ATGAATGTTTCGCAGTCTCAAACCACTCAACACTATGTTGCTACGAATCTGTTGTATGTTGTTCCACCTCTTGTCCCAAGTATAAAACATTTGGAAGCTCAAGCTAAAATTCAAGACATGAGACAAAATGAGAACACTCCGGCTAAGCAAAAGCTGGatgttttggaagaaaggttgcGAGCAATTGAAGGAACCGATGTCTATGGAAATATAAATGCAACACAATTGTGCTTGGTGTCAGGCTTGATCATtccaacaaagtttaaaattccTGAAATTGATAAATATGATGGATCATTGTGTCCAAGGAGTCATCTTATAATGTACTATAGAAAGATGGCGGCGtatattaataatgataaattgCTAGTTCATTGCTTCTATTATAGCTTGACTGGTCCAGCTAGTCGATGGTATATTCAATTAGATAATGCACACATTCATGTTTGGAAGGACTTAGCTGATGCATTTCTAAAGCAATACAAACACAACATTGATATGGCTctagatcgtttagacttgcaaCAGATGGAGAAGAAGAGTTCGGAAAGCTTCAATGAATATGCTCAACGATGGAGAGATATGCCTGCCGAGGTTCAGCCACCGTTAACAGACAAAGAAATGACATCTATGTTTATGAATATCTTGCGGGCTCCATTCTATGTTCGAATGATTGGTAATGCATCAACAAATTTTTCTGACATTATTGTTATTGgcgaaagaattgaatatgagataAAACACGGGAGGTTAACAGAGGCTACAACTGAATATGGTGGAATAAAGAAAGGAACAATAtctaagaagaaagaaggagaggTTCATGCAATTGGTTTTCCTAATTCAGGGAAACACAAATCAATTTTTGGTCAGAGAAAATATGAGCAAAACTTTCCGTCATATATAAGCAATGTTTCTCATATTCCTTATAATAGCTATGTACCAGTCCATACCGTCTCTGAAACTCCAAAACTCATTATCTTAAATTCTCCTCGACCATTTGTACAGGGTCAAGGTAGCAAGACCAATTCAGATACATGGCGATTTGATCCAGTTCCTATGACTTATACAGAGCTTTTATCTCAGCTAATTCAAAATCGACATTTAGCTCTTATTCCAATTATTCCTATACAACCTCCTTACCCAAAATGGTATGATTCAAATGCTCGATGTGATTATCATGCTGGAGAAGCGGGACACTCAACTGAAAATTGTTCGGCTTTGAAAAGAAAGGTGCAATCTTTAATTAATGTTGGATGGTTGAGCTTCAAAAAATCTGGTGAGAGGCCGAATGTCAATGAAAATCCATTGCCTAATCATGAAAATCCAAAAGCGAACGCTGTGGATGACCTTGTTGAAAAGTGCAAAAATGAAGTCCATGAGATTGTGATAGCTATGAATCACTTATTGAAGGTCTTTTTGAAGCAGGATATGTTAGTCAGGAATATCTAG